In Thioclava sp. GXIMD2076, one DNA window encodes the following:
- the rsmA gene encoding 16S rRNA (adenine(1518)-N(6)/adenine(1519)-N(6))-dimethyltransferase RsmA: MAAIDGLPPLRDVIRDHELVAKKQLGQNFLLDLNLTAKIARAAGALEGHDVLEVGPGPGGLTRGLLAEGARKVLAIEKDPRCMPVLAEIAAHYPGRLEVINGDALEVDVSTHLRTPYKIAANLPYNVGTELLVRWLTPKEWPPQWDSLTLMFQREVAERIVAQPGDNHYGRLAILAQWRTTARIVMSLPPEAFTPAPKVHSAVVHLKALPEPRYPADAKTLSRVVAAGFNQRRKMLRASLKSVAPDIEAKLDAAGIPPTQRAERVTIEEWCRLSRIIDAR; encoded by the coding sequence ATGGCAGCGATCGATGGGCTTCCGCCTCTGCGGGACGTAATCCGCGACCACGAGCTGGTTGCGAAGAAACAGCTTGGCCAGAACTTCCTGCTGGATCTGAACCTGACCGCCAAGATCGCCCGTGCCGCCGGTGCGCTGGAGGGCCATGACGTGCTGGAGGTCGGCCCCGGTCCGGGAGGGCTGACCCGTGGCCTTTTGGCCGAGGGCGCACGCAAGGTGCTGGCGATCGAGAAGGATCCGCGCTGTATGCCGGTGCTGGCCGAGATCGCAGCGCACTATCCCGGACGGCTCGAGGTGATCAATGGCGATGCGCTGGAGGTGGATGTCAGCACCCATCTGCGCACGCCCTACAAGATCGCCGCCAACCTGCCCTATAATGTGGGCACCGAGCTTCTGGTGCGCTGGCTTACCCCCAAGGAATGGCCTCCGCAATGGGATAGCCTGACCCTGATGTTCCAGCGCGAGGTGGCCGAACGGATCGTCGCGCAGCCGGGGGATAACCATTACGGACGGCTGGCAATTCTGGCGCAGTGGCGCACGACAGCACGTATCGTGATGTCGCTGCCGCCCGAGGCCTTCACGCCTGCGCCCAAGGTGCATTCGGCAGTCGTCCATCTCAAGGCCCTGCCCGAGCCACGCTATCCGGCCGATGCCAAGACCCTCTCGCGCGTCGTGGCGGCTGGCTTCAACCAGCGGCGCAAGATGCTGCGTGCCTCGCTCAAATCGGTCGCTCCCGATATCGAGGCCAAGCTGGATGCCGCCGGTATTCCGCCGACCCAGCGCGCCGAGCGGGTCACCATCGAGGAATGGTGCCGCCTGTCCCGCATTATCGATGCCCGCTGA
- a CDS encoding DUF4167 domain-containing protein, with product MRSSKSRSRSKSNRQRSIGNIINRVFESSGPEGKVRGTPQQIIEKYLGLARDAQLSNDRVAEQNFLQHAEHYTRLLHEAQREMAQRQNNNQGNGNQSNGSQSNGNDGQDGNGQSNGQPNMHSNGNADQRQPETSDAETDTQSESRSWRKHESAGESDAVEADDSNLVETPESRSEPRGNRRAPRSVETVVSDAADLPLEAPKSSQPEDAPAEAPAAEEKPKRPRKPRAKKADTAEGEKPKTTRNRRKPKAAEGDVADGAKPAEDTSKAAS from the coding sequence ATGAGATCATCCAAATCACGTTCGCGTTCCAAATCGAACCGGCAGCGTTCCATCGGTAACATCATCAACCGGGTTTTCGAAAGCTCGGGGCCGGAGGGCAAGGTTCGCGGAACGCCGCAGCAGATCATCGAGAAATATCTTGGACTTGCACGGGATGCACAGCTCTCCAACGACCGCGTTGCAGAGCAGAACTTCCTGCAGCATGCCGAGCATTACACGCGTCTTCTGCATGAAGCACAGCGCGAGATGGCGCAACGCCAGAACAACAATCAGGGCAATGGCAACCAGAGCAATGGAAGCCAGAGCAACGGCAATGACGGGCAGGACGGGAATGGCCAATCGAACGGTCAGCCCAATATGCACTCGAACGGCAATGCCGATCAACGGCAGCCCGAAACGTCGGATGCAGAGACAGACACCCAGAGCGAATCCCGGAGCTGGCGCAAGCACGAGAGTGCAGGCGAGAGCGATGCCGTCGAGGCCGATGATTCCAATCTGGTAGAGACCCCCGAGAGCCGTTCGGAGCCACGCGGGAACCGCCGCGCGCCGCGTTCGGTCGAGACGGTCGTCTCCGATGCCGCCGATCTTCCGCTGGAGGCGCCGAAATCCTCGCAACCCGAGGACGCTCCTGCAGAGGCCCCTGCGGCCGAGGAAAAGCCCAAACGCCCGCGCAAGCCGCGTGCGAAGAAAGCCGATACGGCCGAGGGCGAGAAGCCCAAGACCACGCGCAATCGTCGGAAGCCCAAAGCGGCTGAGGGGGATGTAGCGGACGGCGCGAAACCTGCCGAAGATACATCCAAAGCAGCGAGCTGA
- a CDS encoding DUF3772 domain-containing protein has protein sequence MISSLLRAVATVFFLMVAGMACAQDQTTPDYKSWEKQAASAQALLDKDQAKVGDKDLEDLRANLVSWRDKFTAARDTNSGQIKTIRDQIDALGPAPAEGETEDEAIAKRRSDLNDQLSKLQAPSITATEAATRADGLIRSIDSELRTRSTDKLLRLSPSPLNPVNWGSALSLAGTLTGALYDESVTQLESTTRFEQLRENGPVIGGLVLVALVLLGRGRRWMEDLSQWLLDRSSMRARMLIEMIVSIGQILVPLGGIVLLLLALQYSGLFGATWQQFLRVLAGVATVTLFSAWLAGRLFPWNDRQASPFNLLSERRAEGRLLVVSMGFLQAMWDPFGRWVVDQSMVLTRAEISSATADAASSAATQMDGALASLTLPLQILAGLALFRTGAILRRHVRNDDRQSADRAFGDGIVKLVGNAVILVAVMGPVLGAIGYINAANQLIWPMIKSLFLAGLVLVLQRFFAELYVVVTKREDDGRDSLVPILAGFLLVLAALPVLALNWGARVEDLMELWTTFRNGFDMGGVRISPSIFMVLAIVFSIGYVITRGVQAALRSTILPKTKIDKGGQNAILSGIGYLGIFLAALVAISSAGIDLSSLAIVAGALSVGVGFGLQTIVQNFVSGIILLIERPISEGDWIEVGTQMGVVKAISVRSTRIETFDRTEVIVPNADLISGQVTNWTRGNMTGRLIVPLGVAYGTDTRKIEKILLEIAEDQPTVMMDPAPNVVFMGFGADSLNFEIRVILSDVNFKLRVMSEINHQIAARFAREGIEIPFAQRDIWLRNPEALSGRYEDRPARWRDTDDEGHRRKAGDLAQAEKPRPLGTPQPGEGMEDPGGDGR, from the coding sequence ATGATCTCAAGCCTTCTGCGCGCAGTCGCCACCGTCTTCTTCCTTATGGTTGCGGGCATGGCCTGCGCGCAGGACCAGACTACCCCCGATTATAAATCATGGGAAAAGCAGGCCGCCTCCGCACAGGCGCTGCTTGATAAGGATCAGGCAAAAGTTGGCGATAAGGATCTCGAGGATCTGCGCGCGAACCTGGTCAGCTGGCGTGATAAATTTACCGCCGCGCGTGACACGAATTCCGGTCAGATCAAGACGATACGCGATCAGATTGATGCGTTGGGTCCAGCGCCTGCCGAAGGCGAGACCGAAGACGAGGCGATTGCCAAACGGCGTAGTGACCTCAATGATCAGCTGTCGAAATTGCAGGCTCCCTCGATTACCGCGACCGAGGCCGCGACGCGCGCCGACGGGTTGATCCGCTCTATCGATAGCGAATTGCGCACCCGCTCCACCGACAAGCTACTGCGGCTCTCTCCATCGCCTCTGAACCCCGTCAACTGGGGCTCTGCGCTTTCGCTTGCGGGCACTCTGACCGGTGCGCTCTATGACGAGAGCGTCACTCAGCTCGAAAGCACGACGCGTTTCGAGCAGCTGCGCGAGAACGGCCCCGTCATAGGCGGGCTTGTCTTGGTGGCGCTGGTGCTCTTGGGGCGTGGGCGACGCTGGATGGAGGACCTTTCGCAATGGCTTCTGGACAGATCCTCGATGCGGGCGCGGATGCTGATCGAGATGATCGTCTCGATCGGGCAGATCCTCGTGCCGCTGGGCGGGATCGTTCTGCTGCTTCTGGCGCTGCAATATTCAGGGCTGTTCGGCGCGACCTGGCAACAGTTCCTGCGTGTGCTGGCAGGGGTGGCAACGGTCACGCTGTTCTCGGCATGGCTGGCGGGGCGGCTTTTCCCGTGGAATGACCGTCAGGCAAGCCCGTTCAACCTGCTCAGCGAGCGCCGCGCCGAGGGACGGCTCCTCGTTGTGTCCATGGGCTTCCTGCAGGCTATGTGGGACCCATTCGGGCGCTGGGTCGTTGATCAGTCTATGGTGCTGACGCGGGCGGAGATCAGTTCGGCCACTGCTGATGCGGCAAGTTCGGCGGCTACCCAGATGGACGGGGCGCTGGCCTCTTTGACCTTGCCGCTGCAGATCCTTGCGGGGCTGGCGCTGTTCCGCACAGGCGCGATCCTGCGCCGTCATGTGCGCAACGATGACCGGCAATCGGCAGACCGTGCCTTTGGAGACGGAATCGTCAAGCTCGTCGGCAATGCGGTCATTCTGGTGGCCGTCATGGGGCCCGTGCTGGGCGCGATCGGCTATATCAACGCCGCCAACCAGCTGATCTGGCCGATGATCAAATCGCTCTTCCTCGCGGGGCTTGTGCTCGTGCTGCAGCGCTTCTTTGCAGAGCTTTATGTGGTGGTGACCAAGCGTGAGGATGACGGGCGCGACAGCCTCGTGCCGATTCTCGCGGGCTTCTTGCTGGTGTTGGCGGCCCTGCCGGTTCTGGCGCTCAACTGGGGCGCGCGGGTCGAGGACCTGATGGAGCTGTGGACGACCTTCCGCAACGGGTTCGACATGGGAGGCGTGCGGATTTCGCCCAGCATCTTTATGGTCCTGGCGATTGTTTTCAGCATCGGCTATGTGATTACACGCGGTGTTCAGGCGGCCCTGCGCTCCACGATCCTTCCCAAAACCAAGATCGACAAGGGCGGGCAGAACGCGATCCTGTCAGGGATCGGCTATCTGGGGATTTTCCTTGCCGCTCTGGTGGCGATCTCCTCGGCGGGGATCGATCTCAGTTCGCTTGCCATCGTGGCAGGGGCGCTGTCGGTGGGCGTGGGCTTCGGTCTCCAGACCATCGTGCAGAACTTTGTCTCCGGCATCATCCTTCTGATCGAGCGTCCGATTTCCGAGGGCGACTGGATCGAGGTGGGCACCCAGATGGGGGTGGTGAAGGCGATCTCGGTGCGCTCTACGCGGATCGAGACCTTCGACCGCACCGAGGTCATCGTGCCCAATGCCGATCTGATCTCGGGGCAGGTCACCAACTGGACGCGCGGCAATATGACGGGGCGGCTTATCGTGCCGCTGGGCGTGGCCTATGGCACCGATACCCGCAAGATCGAGAAGATCCTGCTGGAGATTGCCGAAGACCAGCCGACGGTCATGATGGATCCGGCGCCCAATGTTGTCTTCATGGGCTTTGGTGCCGATAGTCTGAATTTCGAGATCCGGGTGATCCTGTCGGATGTGAACTTCAAGCTGCGGGTCATGTCGGAGATCAACCACCAGATCGCGGCGCGCTTCGCACGCGAGGGGATCGAGATTCCATTTGCACAGCGCGATATCTGGCTGCGGAACCCCGAGGCGCTTTCGGGGCGCTACGAGGACCGTCCTGCGCGTTGGCGCGATACCGATGACGAAGGGCATCGCCGCAAGGCAGGCGATCTGGCACAGGCCGAAAAGCCGCGCCCGCTCGGAACACCACAACCCGGTGAGGGGATGGAAGATCCCGGAGGAGATGGCCGCTGA
- the prmC gene encoding peptide chain release factor N(5)-glutamine methyltransferase, which yields MPVILQGGVLLREGVVLLREAGVESAAGDARRLLAHALKIAPDRLTLALHDPVDEAAQARFRTYIAARSQFRPVAQITGERLFWGRPFRVTSDTLDPRPETEVLIEHALAAPFERVLDLGTGTGCILLTLLAEMQSAQGLGVDVSSAALAVAQTNAVDLGLQQRAEFCLSDWFSSVSGQFDLIVSNPPYIAEDEMAGLSRDVRDWEPHLALTPGGDGLSPYQRIAEGLARHLAPAGRVLFEIGPTQGKAVCDFLEHQGLEECRIWPDLDGRDRVVAARRPA from the coding sequence ATGCCAGTCATACTGCAGGGCGGGGTCTTGTTGCGCGAGGGCGTGGTGCTTTTGCGCGAGGCGGGGGTGGAGAGTGCCGCGGGTGATGCGCGCAGGCTTCTGGCCCATGCGCTGAAGATCGCGCCGGACCGGTTGACGCTGGCGTTGCATGACCCGGTGGACGAGGCGGCACAGGCGCGTTTCCGGACCTATATCGCGGCGCGCAGCCAGTTCCGGCCGGTGGCGCAGATCACCGGCGAGCGGCTGTTCTGGGGGCGGCCATTCCGTGTGACATCCGATACGCTCGATCCGCGCCCCGAAACGGAGGTTCTGATCGAACATGCGCTCGCGGCGCCGTTTGAGAGAGTGCTGGATCTGGGCACCGGAACGGGCTGTATCCTGTTGACCCTGCTTGCCGAAATGCAATCCGCGCAGGGGCTGGGGGTGGATGTGTCCAGCGCGGCTCTGGCCGTCGCGCAGACCAATGCCGTAGATCTCGGGCTCCAGCAACGTGCGGAATTCTGTCTCTCGGACTGGTTTTCCTCGGTGAGCGGACAGTTCGATCTGATCGTCTCGAACCCGCCCTATATCGCTGAAGACGAGATGGCGGGGCTGTCACGCGATGTGCGCGACTGGGAGCCCCATCTGGCGCTGACCCCCGGAGGGGACGGTCTCTCGCCTTACCAGCGGATTGCCGAAGGGTTGGCGCGGCATCTGGCCCCTGCGGGGCGCGTGCTTTTCGAAATCGGTCCGACTCAGGGCAAGGCAGTCTGTGACTTCTTGGAGCATCAGGGGCTTGAAGAGTGCCGTATTTGGCCCGATCTTGATGGAAGAGACCGCGTGGTCGCGGCACGACGCCCCGCCTGA
- the dld gene encoding D-lactate dehydrogenase → MAETPLIAELKSIVGARHVLTDPRATERFRHGYRSGSGEALAVVRPGSLVEQWKVLQACVKADTIIIMQSANTGLTEGSTPKGSYDRDVVILSTLRIDAIHLLDGGRQVVALPGATLFGLEKALDPLGRDPHSVIGSSCIGSSVIGGVCNNSGGALIERGPSYTEMALFAQLDADGNLHLVNHLGIDLGSSPEEILRRVEHGDWGAIDTGGNRNASDQGYAARVRDIEAATPARFNADPGRLYEASGCAGKLAVFAVRLDTFARPDRSKTFYIGTNSTEILTRLRRTILKDFPVLPISGEYMHRDAFDITEKYGKDTVLAIDKLGTDRLPAFFALKGAIDGRLNRFGPTRHLTDKALQLFATLWPSILPKRLTAFRDRFEHHLILKMRDEGIEAAEQTLETLCNGEEADFFACDARETKIAGLHRFAAAGAAVRYMALHEKDVADIVALDIALRRNDEDWFETLPAALDAQIAHKLYYGHFFCHVLHQDYVVKKSADPKVLKHAMLEILDQRGAEYPAEHNVGHLYEAKPELAAHYCACDPTNSFNPGLGKQSRKKHYY, encoded by the coding sequence ATGGCCGAGACGCCCCTGATTGCCGAATTGAAATCCATCGTGGGTGCGCGCCATGTCCTGACCGATCCGCGCGCCACCGAACGCTTCCGGCATGGCTACCGCTCGGGGAGCGGCGAGGCGCTGGCGGTCGTGCGCCCCGGCTCTCTCGTGGAACAGTGGAAGGTGCTGCAGGCCTGCGTGAAGGCGGACACAATCATCATCATGCAATCGGCCAATACCGGTCTCACCGAGGGCTCGACCCCCAAGGGCAGCTATGACCGTGATGTGGTGATCCTCTCCACGCTGCGCATCGACGCGATCCACCTTCTCGATGGGGGCCGGCAGGTCGTGGCGCTTCCGGGAGCCACATTATTCGGACTGGAAAAGGCGCTCGACCCGCTCGGACGTGATCCGCATTCGGTGATCGGATCGAGCTGTATCGGCTCGTCTGTCATCGGCGGTGTCTGTAACAATTCGGGCGGTGCCCTGATCGAGCGCGGCCCTTCCTATACCGAGATGGCGCTTTTCGCCCAGCTCGACGCCGATGGAAATCTGCATCTTGTCAATCACTTGGGAATCGATCTTGGATCATCACCCGAAGAGATCTTGCGCCGCGTCGAGCACGGGGACTGGGGGGCTATCGACACGGGCGGTAACCGCAATGCCTCCGATCAGGGCTATGCGGCGCGGGTGCGCGATATCGAGGCCGCGACGCCTGCGCGTTTCAACGCCGATCCGGGACGGCTTTACGAGGCTTCGGGCTGTGCCGGAAAGCTCGCGGTCTTTGCCGTGCGTCTCGACACTTTCGCGCGGCCCGACCGTTCCAAGACCTTCTATATCGGCACCAATTCGACCGAGATCCTCACGCGCTTGCGCCGGACGATCCTCAAGGATTTCCCCGTCCTGCCGATCTCCGGCGAATACATGCATCGCGACGCCTTCGACATCACCGAGAAATACGGCAAGGACACCGTGCTGGCCATCGACAAGCTCGGCACAGACCGGCTGCCCGCCTTCTTCGCGCTCAAGGGCGCGATCGACGGACGTCTGAACCGGTTCGGCCCGACCCGCCACCTGACCGACAAGGCCCTGCAACTCTTTGCCACTCTCTGGCCCTCGATCCTGCCCAAACGGCTGACCGCCTTCCGCGACCGGTTCGAGCATCATCTGATCCTGAAGATGCGAGATGAGGGGATCGAGGCTGCCGAACAGACGCTCGAAACGCTTTGTAACGGCGAGGAGGCAGATTTCTTCGCCTGCGATGCGCGGGAGACCAAGATCGCAGGGCTACACCGCTTTGCCGCCGCAGGGGCTGCGGTGCGCTATATGGCGCTGCACGAGAAGGATGTGGCCGATATCGTCGCCCTCGATATCGCGCTGCGCCGCAATGACGAGGACTGGTTCGAGACCCTGCCCGCAGCGCTCGACGCCCAGATTGCGCACAAGCTCTATTACGGGCATTTCTTCTGCCATGTGCTGCATCAGGATTATGTCGTGAAGAAAAGCGCCGATCCCAAGGTGCTCAAACACGCGATGCTCGAGATCCTCGACCAGCGCGGGGCCGAATATCCGGCCGAGCATAATGTGGGCCATCTCTACGAGGCCAAGCCAGAACTGGCCGCCCATTATTGCGCCTGCGATCCGACAAACAGTTTCAATCCGGGGCTTGGCAAACAGTCCCGCAAGAAGCACTACTATTGA
- the prfA gene encoding peptide chain release factor 1, producing MIPTDRLHQIRDRYGFLEAQLSSGPDPAAIARISREYAELKPVVEQIENWLQAQNDLAEAEGWLADPEMRDLAEEELPLIRARLPQLEQALRLALLPKDAADARPAILEIRPGTGGDEAALFAGDLLRMYQRYADQRGWRVEMLEYAETELGGIKEVMLRIEGEGVFARLKFESGVHRVQRVPATEAGGRIHTSAATVAVLPEAEEVDIDIPASDIRIDTMRASGAGGQHVNTTDSAVRITHLPTGLVVTSSEKSQHQNRANAMAVLRARLYDMERARMDAERSAARKGQVGSGDRSERIRTYNFPQGRLTDHRINLTLYALTQVMAGELDEIIDALIADDQARLLAEMEGQS from the coding sequence ATGATACCCACTGACCGCCTGCATCAGATCCGCGACCGTTACGGTTTTCTCGAAGCCCAGCTTTCGAGCGGGCCGGACCCTGCCGCCATTGCGCGTATCTCGCGCGAATATGCCGAGCTAAAGCCGGTGGTCGAGCAGATCGAGAACTGGTTGCAGGCGCAAAACGATCTGGCCGAGGCCGAGGGCTGGCTGGCAGATCCCGAGATGAGGGATCTGGCCGAGGAGGAGCTGCCGCTGATCCGCGCGCGCCTGCCGCAACTCGAACAGGCGCTGCGTCTGGCACTTCTGCCCAAGGATGCCGCCGATGCGCGGCCCGCAATTCTCGAGATCCGTCCCGGAACGGGGGGCGATGAGGCCGCGCTTTTTGCGGGCGATCTTTTGCGGATGTATCAGCGCTATGCCGACCAACGTGGCTGGCGCGTCGAAATGCTGGAATATGCCGAGACCGAGCTCGGCGGGATCAAGGAAGTCATGCTGCGGATCGAAGGCGAGGGCGTGTTCGCGCGGCTCAAGTTCGAATCGGGAGTGCATCGGGTCCAGCGCGTGCCCGCGACCGAAGCGGGCGGGCGTATCCATACCTCTGCGGCCACTGTGGCCGTGCTGCCAGAGGCCGAGGAGGTTGATATCGACATTCCTGCCAGCGATATCCGTATCGATACGATGCGGGCCTCGGGCGCGGGCGGCCAGCACGTCAATACAACCGATTCTGCCGTGCGGATCACGCACCTGCCCACGGGGCTCGTGGTGACCTCCTCGGAGAAATCACAGCACCAGAACCGCGCCAATGCCATGGCGGTGCTGCGCGCAAGGCTCTATGATATGGAGCGCGCGCGGATGGATGCCGAGCGTTCTGCCGCGCGCAAGGGGCAGGTCGGCTCTGGCGACCGCTCCGAGCGCATCCGCACCTATAATTTCCCGCAAGGACGGTTGACCGATCACCGGATCAACCTCACGCTCTATGCGCTGACACAGGTGATGGCGGGCGAGCTGGACGAGATCATCGACGCGCTGATCGCCGACGATCAGGCGCGGCTTCTGGCCGAGATGGAAGGGCAGTCGTGA
- a CDS encoding NUDIX domain-containing protein, whose protein sequence is MTKTYFFYGTLSYPPLLERVLGRMPNMRPAFLDGFEPRIARRNGEDQPFPILVPSDLGVPGILIDTETEAEETRLADYEGGYRLHAVEVVADGTGGTTPAQVFMPDEGAWEVGEPWDIAEWAETWGELATEAVEDTMASLADLSFDEIYDRREQMLVRAAARVRARETSPASLRRQAALTDVVVRERRSPYAKFFAVEDYDLQFRKFNGAFSAPMERAVFVSCDAAVVLPYDPLRDRVLLIEQFRVGPMARGDGNPWLLEAIAGRVDALESPEQTALREAEEEAHLALKELVPVAQYYSSPGAKTEYIYSYIGIADLDDQAAAPGGLDEEGEDIRPHMISFERMVELLDSGELNNSMVVICAQALIRKREALRAQFGAA, encoded by the coding sequence GTGACCAAAACCTATTTCTTTTACGGAACACTCAGTTACCCGCCGCTTCTGGAGCGCGTTCTGGGGCGGATGCCCAATATGCGCCCCGCTTTTCTGGATGGCTTCGAGCCGCGCATCGCGCGCCGCAATGGCGAGGACCAGCCCTTTCCGATCCTCGTGCCCTCCGATCTGGGCGTGCCCGGTATCCTGATCGACACGGAGACCGAGGCGGAAGAGACCAGACTTGCCGATTACGAGGGCGGCTATCGTCTGCATGCGGTCGAGGTGGTGGCGGATGGCACCGGCGGCACGACACCCGCACAGGTCTTTATGCCCGACGAGGGTGCATGGGAGGTTGGCGAGCCGTGGGATATTGCCGAATGGGCAGAGACATGGGGCGAGCTGGCCACGGAGGCGGTCGAAGACACTATGGCGAGCCTCGCCGATCTGAGTTTCGACGAGATTTATGACCGCCGCGAGCAGATGCTGGTGCGTGCCGCCGCCCGTGTGCGGGCGCGCGAGACGAGCCCTGCATCCTTGCGCCGGCAGGCCGCTTTGACGGATGTGGTGGTGCGCGAACGCCGTTCGCCCTATGCCAAATTCTTCGCGGTCGAGGATTATGATCTGCAGTTCCGCAAGTTCAACGGTGCGTTTTCCGCACCGATGGAGCGGGCGGTGTTCGTATCTTGCGATGCGGCGGTTGTGCTGCCCTATGACCCGCTGCGCGACAGGGTGCTACTGATCGAGCAGTTCCGCGTCGGACCTATGGCGCGGGGCGATGGCAATCCGTGGCTTCTCGAGGCGATCGCGGGGCGCGTAGATGCACTGGAAAGCCCCGAACAAACCGCTCTGCGCGAAGCCGAGGAAGAGGCGCATCTGGCGCTCAAAGAGCTGGTGCCGGTGGCGCAATATTACTCCTCGCCGGGAGCCAAGACCGAATATATCTATTCCTATATCGGGATTGCGGATCTGGATGATCAGGCGGCCGCACCCGGTGGTCTGGACGAGGAGGGCGAGGATATCCGCCCGCATATGATCAGTTTCGAGCGCATGGTCGAGCTGCTCGATAGCGGCGAGCTGAACAACTCCATGGTCGTCATTTGTGCACAGGCCCTGATCCGCAAGCGCGAGGCGCTGCGTGCGCAGTTCGGTGCGGCCTGA
- a CDS encoding cysteine synthase A encodes MRTCEDLAQAVGNTPLIKLKKASELTGCDIYGKAEFLNPGQSVKDRAALFIIRDAIARGQLKPGGTIVEGTAGNTGIGLALVGASMGFKTVIVIPETQSQEKKDMIRLAGAELVQVPAAPYKNPNNYVHYSRRLAEELAKTDPNGVIWANQFDNTANREAHIQTTGPEIWEQTDGKVDGFICSVGSGGTFAGTGMALQPKGVKIGLADPDGAALHSYYTTGELKAEGSSITEGIGQGRITANLDGFKPDFSYNVHDAEALPIVFDLLQDEGLVLGGSSGINIAGAIRMAQEMGPGHKIVTILCDYGNRYQSKLFNPEFLKEKSLPVPDWLDRAPKAMPEVFEG; translated from the coding sequence ATGAGAACATGCGAGGATCTGGCACAGGCGGTTGGTAATACGCCGCTGATCAAGCTTAAGAAAGCCTCCGAGCTGACCGGTTGCGACATCTACGGCAAGGCGGAGTTCCTTAATCCGGGCCAGTCTGTGAAAGACCGCGCGGCATTGTTCATCATCCGTGACGCCATCGCGCGCGGGCAGCTGAAGCCTGGCGGGACGATCGTCGAGGGGACTGCGGGCAATACCGGCATCGGTCTGGCGCTGGTTGGCGCCTCGATGGGCTTCAAGACTGTGATCGTCATCCCCGAGACCCAGTCTCAGGAGAAAAAGGACATGATCCGTCTGGCAGGCGCCGAACTGGTGCAGGTGCCGGCGGCGCCCTACAAGAACCCCAATAACTATGTCCATTACTCGCGCCGTCTCGCCGAGGAACTGGCCAAGACCGACCCCAATGGCGTGATCTGGGCCAACCAGTTCGATAATACCGCCAACCGCGAGGCCCATATCCAGACTACGGGCCCGGAAATCTGGGAACAGACAGACGGCAAAGTGGATGGTTTCATCTGCTCGGTGGGCTCGGGCGGCACCTTCGCCGGCACCGGTATGGCGTTGCAGCCCAAAGGCGTGAAGATCGGCCTTGCCGATCCCGATGGTGCGGCGTTGCACAGCTATTATACGACCGGCGAGCTGAAAGCCGAAGGGTCTTCCATCACTGAAGGCATCGGTCAGGGTCGGATCACCGCCAATCTCGACGGGTTCAAACCGGACTTTTCCTATAACGTGCATGATGCCGAAGCGCTGCCGATCGTGTTCGATCTGCTGCAGGACGAAGGGCTCGTCTTGGGGGGCTCGTCGGGCATCAATATCGCTGGTGCGATCAGGATGGCGCAGGAAATGGGGCCGGGCCACAAGATCGTGACGATCCTGTGCGACTATGGCAACCGCTACCAGTCCAAGCTCTTCAATCCCGAGTTCCTCAAAGAGAAATCGCTGCCGGTTCCTGATTGGCTAGACCGTGCGCCCAAAGCGATGCCCGAGGTCTTCGAGGGATGA
- a CDS encoding TrgA family protein codes for MGQDMQKIGYGNPRARMPTASRAVAAVLLAAVAGGGAVLALRALPGAAIYSGYSMVMAATGLLCGWYGLGREGLNSLYRAILGGLRMALYLGAMTVVYLGGSEMFRHAQMVKSTNVLGTLLDGVGFGIGAAEKLLSVEIAGMVVAGCVMAAILTWLTQRRLP; via the coding sequence ATGGGGCAGGATATGCAGAAGATCGGCTATGGCAATCCGCGGGCGCGAATGCCCACGGCCTCGCGCGCGGTTGCAGCAGTACTACTGGCGGCAGTGGCGGGTGGCGGAGCGGTGCTTGCGCTGAGGGCATTGCCAGGGGCCGCCATCTATAGTGGCTATAGCATGGTCATGGCAGCCACGGGACTTTTGTGTGGCTGGTACGGGCTCGGGCGCGAAGGGCTGAACTCGCTCTACCGCGCGATCCTCGGCGGTTTGCGGATGGCCCTCTATCTGGGGGCGATGACCGTAGTCTATCTGGGCGGCTCCGAGATGTTCCGCCATGCGCAGATGGTGAAAAGCACCAATGTTCTGGGCACATTGCTTGATGGTGTAGGCTTCGGGATCGGGGCGGCCGAAAAATTACTTTCTGTTGAGATTGCCGGTATGGTTGTTGCGGGTTGCGTTATGGCTGCTATCTTGACATGGCTTACACAGCGGCGTCTGCCCTGA